The Spirochaetota bacterium genome contains the following window.
AATAATATCAATAATAATATTTATAATAATAACAGTTTATTCATTCATGATCGGCGGATTATTTGCTGGAGAAGCAATGTGAATAAAATGAAATTAATAAAGAAAAAAGATGGCATAACAAGCGAGTGGAGCGGACAAGTGAGTACACTTGCCGCTCACTCTTCCGTTGGCGCAATTAAGGAGAATAAATGAGAAATATAAAAGTATTATTATTAATAACGGCAATTATAACGGTTATATACGGAATGACAAAGATTAATAGCAAATCAATTAATCACGTAAACGATACAGCTAAATTATTTAATAGCAATGAAATATATCAATTAAATTCAATGTTGAGTTCATTTTCTTCAGATTACGGTCCACAAATCGTTGTAATGACAATACAACAACTACCAACAAATCAGACTATTGAAGAATATTCTATAAATATTGCAAATAATCTACGAATTGGCCGAAAAAAATATGATGATGGTCTTCTTATTTTATTTTCATTAAATGATCGTTCAATACGAATTGAAGTAGGTTATGGACTTGAAAAAATAATACGTGATGATATTGCAGCAAATATCATTCGCTATCAAATAGCACCACAATTTAAAAATAAAATGTTCTATGACGGCATCAATAATGCATTATTTGAGATAACTAATGAAATAATTAGAAATAAAAAACTGATTGGTGATAAAAAAGGAATAAAATATGAATAATATGCGCCCAACAGACGGGTGCAGCAGACAAGCGAGTACGCTTGCCGCTGACCCTTCCGTTGGCCAGAATGTTAATAATGAATAGAATATTTTTTATTCTTATACTTTTATTGACAAGTCATCATGCTATATATACAAACGACAGTAACAAATCAAATATAGATTTTGAAAATAGTAAAAATTACAAACTGCTGGATAATTATTTATTATTTGGGGCAACATTTGGTACACCAACAATAATTAATATAAATATTGGCTATCATACTAAATATTTCGGTGTACAATTATCTGGATTATATTTAATTGAAATACATGGCGCACAAATAAATGTGATGGGAATATTACAAAATAGTGAGCATGTTTTATTAGGATTTTCACTAATTGGTGGATATACTCCTCTATTAAGTTTTAAAGGCGGGAAGACATCGTTTAGTCCTTTTGTAGGTGGTACTGCAAATATAAATCTTAGTATATTTTACATCGAAATCGGGTTAGCAAAACATTTCGATAGCTATGAAAGCTATGAAATGATTAGATTGAAATTTCAACTTGGAATATTATTCAGATTGAATAGAGAATATAAGACTGGTCAACAAGGTGGAGCCGACAAATGAGTACATTTGCCGCTCACCCTTCCGTTGGGCATGTAAAAAAGGAGAATAAATGAAAACTATAAAAGCATTATTATTTTTGATAATATGTGTATCATGCGCAACTGCTCCCAAAAATGAATTTTATGAACGGATGACAATAAATGGAGTATGGGAAGTAGTTTTTCGTGGTTATCAATATAATATGTCAAAAGAAAAAGCGAAAAGCATTTGCATGCGAAGATGTGCTGATTTAACATTACGAGAAGGTGAAAATTATTTTAAAATATGTTCTGACCCATATTCAATTACTGAAAATAAAGCAACAGGCAGAATAGATGACGGTAATTATTTTGTAATTGGTGATCAAATTAAACATACAATAACATCTCCAAAATATTCTGGAAGCAATCCAAAAGCAACCTTTTATATAAAGTTTATAACAAAAGAAGAATATGATGAAAATCATTTAAACTATCCAGATGTATTTTTTAATGCAAAATATGTTAGATCAACAAACCCGAAAGAATAATTATAAGACACGCCCAACAAGCGTCTATGATAAAAGTCAAAGTATTGCGCGTACGCATTCAGAGAGAACTCATCGCCAACCCTTCAATTGGATAGAACCTATATGAAAACGATATCTCTGTTCCTATTTGCGTTGATATCAGTATTTTGTTACAGCAGAGAAAACATCTCGCTCCATGTGTTCGTTTCATTATGCGACAATGAATATCAGGGGATAGTCCCCGTCCCGAAGAACATCGGTAATGGCGATGACCCGAATAATAATCTATACTGGGGATTATCTGAAGGGGTCAGGGGTAATTTCAATAAGAACAAAAAATGGGAGCTTGTATACAACAGGAAATATACGAATACCGCTGTCAGCCCAATAGTATATGAGCGATGCGTTTATAGATCATTAGATACGAATTTCTTCCTGATCGCTGATGCGTACCGGGGCAGAGAAATATACGCCGCTACCGTTGATTTCTTATCAGCTTCAATAAATCACAGGGATGAATATCTCAGTATAACGAACAAGGGCGTCGTATATATCATCCCGGTCGGAAGGGGCGCAAGGAATATCGCATATATCGGGCATAATGGCTTAATGGATTTCGCATTGCCGAATATCCCCATTGAGAATCAAAACAACAGGAAAAACGCCATTGTTTTATGCTGCAAGAGCATGCACTATTTTGAACATGTTCTGAGGAAGAACGGTGCAAATCCCGTATTATTGACGAAGCAGCTCATGTATCCGGCATCGTGCATACTCGAGAATGTAATGTACGGCATGATGCGCAACGAATCAAAAAAGCAGCTGTTGCACCGCGCCGCCGAAGCATATGCAAAAAATCAGAATATCTCGGTACGATCAGCATCGGGAATATTCTATGAAATGGAATGAATACCAGACAAAAACATCATGAATATCAATTCCATATTCTTGATACATCCGAGTTAAGATATATCTCGGTCTTTCACTCACAAAAAAGTTTTTCTGCACGAAGCGAGCGGCGTGTGATTGCGAAACGATTATGTCCGAGCCTACACGGATGTAGTATATAAGCACGACAGGATTGAAAATTTACTTTCAGGAATAAATAGGAATGAAAAGATATCGCGAGGACATTTCGAGCGAAGAACACGATGTTCTGAGCGATTTCGCGATCACACGCTGCCGCGTAGTGCAGAAAAAACGCCCAAATTTCCCCGGCGCGCGCAGCCTACCCCACCCTCGCCACCACATACGGCCCCTTCGGTATCACCGCAATACGCGCCGACGGCCCATAGTCCTTAAGGCATTGTGCAATGCCGTCCTCTACGCTCGCTATCGGCGTAACGCCGTATCTCGATAATTTCTCAGCCGGTATTCCCTCGGTGTACACCATAACGCGCACTTTCATGACGGCCTTGCAGAGCTCTTCTACTTCCCATTGCTCGGACTTGAAGAAACCGGGCGCGAGTATCATCTTCATGAACGCCTCGGGTGTGGTGAACGCCTCAAGGAGATCGATGAACGCAATGCTCCCGACACCTTTTTCACAGCGGCTTGCTATGATAATGGTGCCGCCGGGGCGCACGATATCGAGCGCAGAGACCATGCCTTTCACGGTCTGATAGAAATTCAGGTCCAGCGGATAACCGGAGTTCGTGGTCACGACGACATCCGCTTCGCGGTCGATGGTGTCGATGCAGAGCGATGACACGAAAGCGACACCCGCTTCATGCGCCTTGAAAAGATCGCCGGCGAATATCCCGGTAATGCGCTTTTCCTCATCGATGGTGACGTTGAGGATGAGATCCGCACCGCCCGCCATGCGCGCGACCTCGCTTATTTCGTCATGGAACGGATTGCCGGGGATGGCGCCGTTCTTCGAGCGCGCGTCCTCGAGGAATTTCGGCGAATGCATTGAGTGCACGGTTTCAGAGGCAACGATGCCGGGACATATCAGCTTGCGTCCGCCGGAAAAGCCCGCCATGAAATGCGGCTCGATGAGCCCGGTGAGTATCTTGAGATCGGCATCCAGATAATGACGATTGACCGATACACGTGAAAGCGCCTTCGTCGTGCCGATAAAGCACACTTCCTTCGCGTCGTCGGAACGATGATTGACGATAGTATAATGTGCATATACATCATCGCCGACCATGGCGCGGAGCGTTTCGCCTTCATTGGGCTCATGCGTGCCGGTGGCTATGAGTATCGTAATATCCTTTCGCAGTATGCCCGTATCCTCGATGGCCCGCAGTATCGGCGGCAGTATCAGATGATTCGGCGTCGGACGCGTCACATCGGTAATGACTACTACCGCGTTGCGTTTTCCCGCGGCAAGTTTTCTGAGCGGCATTGTCCCGATAGGATTCTCCAGCGCCTGCGCTATCGCCGTTTCAATATCAGCGACCGGACGCGCCGCTTTCATGCGAAGCACCTTGGCGATGTTCGCGTCGGGTACATCCACATCGAGACCATCTTTTCCATACGCCAGTTTGATTCTCATTTTTTCCTCAGTGCATTCGCTCCCCTTTCCCTTCTATGAGGGGAAAGGGGCTGGGGGGTTAGGGGTTCTTCTCTTTATTCTTCAGCGACTTTGCAAGCAGTTCTATCACGAACGCCGTCCCCTCTTTCATGTGATGCTGTGCCATATTATCCTGCATATGCATGACGCAGATGGGGCACCCTGTCACGACAAGATCGGCATTCGCCGCGGCAATGTTCTTCCGTTTATGCTCGTCAATGGCGAGCGCATGCTCATAATGCGTGAGCGAATAGCTCCCCGCCCCGCCGCAGCACACGGCAGCGTCCTTCATCTCGATGTACCTCACGCCGGGTATCTTCTTCAGGATATCCCGCGGCTCCTTCGTGATATTCTGCCCGCGCACCATGTGACAGGGGTCATGGTAGGTCACGGCAACATTAAGCGGTGACAGTTCTTTCGCATCTATCTTTATGAACTTCTCAATGAACTCGTGAATATCGTACACTTTCTTCCGGAAATCATCGCGGACGGTATTCTCCGGGATGAAATTGGTTATCTCGGTCTTCAATGAAAGCCCGCAGGATGAGCAGCCGACGACGATGGCATCGAGGTCATAGCCGGTGAACAACGCTAGATTGTGCTCCATAAAACGCTTCGCGCCGTCGTAATCGCCGTTCGCGAACACCGGCGTGCCGTTGCATTTCTGCGCCTTGGGGATGACGACTTCACAGCCGTAATGCGTGAGCACCGATATTATCGAATCGCCGACATTGGTATAGATATAGTTCGCCGCACAGCCGACGAAATAGCCCACGCGCATTTTCGGCTTGCCGTTCTTCGGAGGGATACGTTCCGGATATTTGCCCAAGACCGTGCGCAATGCGAATTGCGGGAATATCCTCCTGCGCGAAACGCCGAAAAGCGGGAAAAGGAATCGCACAGGATTCTTCGGCCCCATACCGAAAAGAACTCGCTGCGATATCGCCATGGCTTTCGCACCCAACGTAAGCGGCCAACGCCGCCAGAGTACGATGCGGAATATGAGCGCACGTATCAGGCCAAGCCCGGTCTGTGTTGTCGCATACCAGCGGAGGCGAAGCACCACCTCTTCGGCCTTCACGCCGGACGGACAATTCGCCGTACATGTTTTGCAGATGAGGCATTCATCGAGCGCTTCTCGTACGCGCTTCGTCACTTTCATATCGCCGTCGCTCACCATGCGCGCAAGCTTCAACTTGCCGCGCGCGACAAAGAGCTCATTCTCTAATTCCTTGAAAACAGGGCATACCGAACGGCATTTTCCGCATTTCATGCATCGCTCGAATTCATGCGCAGCGATACGCAGATGCTCACGGGCGCGATCGTGTGCGCTCACTCTCATGTTCATTCGAACATCTTCCCGGGGTTGAGGATATTGTTCGGATCGAGCGCCTTCTTTATCGTGCGGAGAAGGCCCACACCCGCGTCGCCCAATTGCGCCTTGAGGAACGGTTTCTTTTCAATGCCGATGCCGTGTTCGCCGGATATCGTTCCGCCCATTTCTATCGTAGCTGCAAAGAGCTCTTTCACCGCTGCTTCTGTCCGCTTCATAAGATCGGCGTCCTTGCTGTCGATAAGGAATGTTGGATGCAGATTACCGTCGCCGGCATGCCCGAACGTTCCGACAGTGATCGAATATTTCTTCGCTATCTCCTGCACCTTGCGCACAAGATCGGGAACGCGGCTTCGCGTGACCGTTGCATCCTCGAGCACCGTCGTCGGCTTGATGCGTGCGAGCGCAGAAAGGGCAACGCGACGCCCTTCAAAAAGCGATTCCCTCTCGGCGGCATCCTTCGCGCGGTCGAATCGATCGACCTTGTTCTTTTGTGCTACCGTTTCGACCTTTTCCATTTCCCGCATCGCCGATTCACGATAGCCGTCGGTCTCGATGAGAAGCACCGCTTCCGCATCTCGTGGCAGTCTGCATGATTTATAATCCTCGATGGCATTGATCGTGAACCGGTCCATTATCTCAAGCGTCGACGGCGTCACGCCCGCTTCGATGATCGCCGATACCGTGCGCGCCGCATCATCAAGGGAGTTATATACGGCAAGCGCCGATTCGCGATGCTCGGGCAGCGGCAGAAGCGAAAGCGTCATCTCGCTGAAAATGCCGAGCATGCCTTCGCTCCCGACGAAGAGCTGTTCGACATTGTATCCGGCGACATGCTTCACCGTCTTCGAACCGAGCGATACTATCTCACCGGAAGCAAGTATCGTACGGAGCACTTTCACGTAATCTTTCGTAACGCCGTACTTAAGCCCGCGGAGGCCGCCCGCATTCTCGGCGACATTGCCGCCGATGGTGGAGAACGCTACACTCCCGGGATCCGGCGGAAAGAACAGCCCTTTGGGGTTCGTAAGCGCATCTATCTCGCTCGTTATCACACCCGCCTCGAGCGTAATGAGCCGGTTCACGATATCGATATCCTTCACCGCTTTCATCTTGTCGAGGCAGACGACGATGCCCTTCTGCACAGGGACCGAGCCGCCGGAAAGTCCGCTCCCGGCGCCGCGCGGCGTTATCGATATGCGTTCTTCGTTCGCCAGCTTCATGAGCGATGCTATCTCGGTCTCATGCTTCGCGAACACAACGGCTTCCGGTATCGTTTCGGTATGCGCGGCATCATAGCTGTATACCGCAAGCGTTTCATTGTCGAAAAAGGCGCGATCGCCGAATATCCGTTTCAGTTCCTTGCCAATGGTCTCTTTCATCGATGGGTCCTTGTCATACTTGTTCGGCAACTAGTATAACGAAATTATCGATTTTATCAAACGAAACAGATCACCCAAATCCTCACATAAGGATTAAGAGAACCACGGAGATCACCGAGAAAAGACTGAGAAAGCACAAAAAACGACTTGAACTTTATCACCCGAGAGGTGAAACCTGCTGCGCATTATTCTCCCTGTCTTTTCATTGCATTCTCTTGTGTTCTCTGTGCCCTCAGTGGTTTTCTTTTCTTACGTGAGTATCTGAGGATCACCCGCGACACAGCGCGAGAACGTTCTTGCAATGATATCCGCACGCAACGACGCGTCGGTCAGCGCTGCTGTGCCGATCTGACGTCAGCCGGAGAGACCGGGAACGGGGACTTCGGCTACTTCACGCGGCGACTTTGGATCGGACAGATCGATGATGCGGACCCCGAACATACGGTCGGCAACGTACGCATACGGCCATGCAATGTTCCAGTGCTCGAATTTTGCCTTCCGTTCATACGTACCGAGAAGTAGCGGCGTATCGGGGTCGGCGATGTCATACATCCGCACACCGCTCGCGGTGTCGTACCACTCATGGCCCCATTCCTGCAGGAGAACAGCGGCAACTCCATCCTTGATATGAACACCCATCGCATTGCGATCGAGCTCTATTCGCGAACGCTCCCGCATCGATGCCGCATCGCATTCGAGGAACGCTATGCCGCTGAAACCCGTATACCCGTGGCTGCCGTAACGGCCGAAGGCCGCACAGAGCGTGCCGTTCTCGAACGCAAGCGATTCGACACAGCCCTCGACGACGGAGAGGGAAACACCGGGCTTCCACCCGTCGCCGCTGCGGGTGAACGAAATGACATCGCCGTGATCGCTCCCGGCAAAAAGCATCGTACCGGAATGATGTACGCTCTGCAGCCCAGGCACCATCACGCCTTCGCGCAAAAGGGGATGTTCCGCATTACTGATATCAATAGTGTAGAGGCCGCGATAGATATCGGCGACAATGAGATCGTTCCCGTCGGCGCGCATATCCCGCGGGAAACCGGACACGAAATCGGCCACATGGATGCGTACCGATTCGGTCAACGTTTCACCCGCATGCGTGAACACCGAAAGCTCCTCGCCTTCATGGAATACCTCCATGACAAAGAGCGCGCCGTTCGTGCGGGCGAGCAGATACGGTGCGCCGCGGGTATGGGCTTCGCACGTGAGCTTTGGGCGTATCGGGTCTGCGATGGAATAGGCGACTATACGATCCGACACAGCTGCATAGAGCGTTCTATCGGCGACAAGTACGGCATTTACGTTCGCGTTCGATCGTTCATTCATCCATGGACTATACCACGGAAGCCGGCTTGAGGCAATACCAGACGCATGTTCGATAGAACTCGCGATCTCGGATGTCAATAAAACCCACCTAAATGTCAACTTTCGCCGTTGTCATCCATCCCCCGCGATATTACTGTACTAGTACAATTTACTTCAGGAGTACGCATGCCGTCATATATCGACGCGAACCCGATAGCGAAAGGCCCCTTCACGCCTGCCTGGGGGTCGCTCGGGACATTCCAATGCCCGGCGTGGTTCCGCGATGCGAAATTCGGCATCTGGAGCCATTGGGGACCGCAAAGTGTGCCCATGTTCGGCGACTGGTACGCGCGGCACATGTACACCCCCGGTCATCCGCAATACAATCATCACCTGCGTACCTGCGGTCATCCGTCGAAATTCGGATGGAAGGATATGATACCGCTTTGGAAGGCCGAGCGGTTCGACCCCGAAGGCCTCATGAAGATATATACGGACGCGGGAGCGAAATACTTCGTAGCACAGGCGGCACATCACGACAATTTCGATAATTGGGATTCAAAGCATCATCGATGGAATGCGGCGACCATGGGTCCGAAGAAGGATATCGTACGGCTCTGGCATGATGCGGCGCGAAAATTCGATCTGCCGTTCGGATTGACCGAACATCTCGGCGCAGCCTATACCTGGTGGATAACGAATAAAATGGCCGATATCGATGGTGCTTTCGCCGGGGCGCCGTATGACGGCAATGACCGTGCGAACGATGATCTCTATCTCCCGCATACGAAAGCGGAGATCGAGGAAGGGATACGGCTCCACAAAGAAGGCAAACGACTGCAATGGTACACCGACAATCCGTACTGGCATGAGCGATGGTATCTGCGCGTGAAGGATATGATTGATCAATTCGAGCCCGACCTCCTCTACTCCGACGGCGAACTCCCGTTCGGCGAAACGGGGCTTGCCATAGTGGCACATCTGTACAATGTGAGCGCGAAGAGGCACGGCGGCACGAACAATGCCGTGTACAATCAGAAGAACAAAGACCCGAAATTCGCCGCGACCGGCGTCTTCGATATCGAGCGCGGACAAATGGACGAAGCCGCCTCATCTCCGTGGCAGACGGACACCTGCGTCGGCGGGTGGTTCTATGATGTGCGCCAGACCTATAAATCGGCCAAACAGATAATAGAGACCCTCGTCGACATCGTGAGCAAGAACGGCAATCTCCTTCTCAATTTCACCCAGCGCCCCGACGGTACGCTCGATGAGGAATGTCATCACATCCTGAAAGGGATAACCGCGTGGACCTCGGTGAACGGCGAGGGGATATTCGGCACGCGCCCGTGGAAAAAAGCCGCTGAGGGACCGTCGAGATTCGTGCAGAAAGCCACGTTCGAGGAAAAGCCGGTGGAATGGACGAGCGCCGATTTCAGGTTCACGCAGAAAGATGCTGCGGTGTATGCCTTCCAAATGAAATGTCCGGAGGACCGGGGGGCGTATATTCGCAGTCTCGGCCGCGCCGCAGGAAAAGTAAAAAGCGTCGCCGTACTCGGGAGCAGCGAGGCGATCACATTCCGCCAGCTTGAAGATTGCCTGTTCGTTCAGCTTCCAAAAGAGATGACCTGTCCGCATACGCCCTGCATCAAAGTAACAGTGGAACCGTGACGGATGAAGTATCGCTTGGAGGAGACGTCGCATGCATAGACAATTCGGATCGACCGGCTTACGTATCCCGCCCGTCGTCTTCGGGACGAGCTGCCTCGGCAATCTCTACGATATCGTTCCCGACGCGACAAAATCATCGCTCGTATCCGAATACATTCGCTCCGTGCCATCGCCGGCCGCTGTCGATTCCGCGGGAAAATACGGCGCGGGCCTCGCGCTCGAAGTGCTGGGGCGCGAACTCGCCGCAAGGAACGTATCACCCGATGACGTGCTCATCAGCAATAAGCTCGGATGGTATCGCGTGCCGCTCACGAACGCTGAACCGACGTTCGAACCCGGCGCATGGAAAGGATTAATGTTCGACGCGGAACAGCGCATATCGGCCGACGGCATCATCCAATGCTACGAACAGGGCTGTCGATTGCTCGGCAACTACCGCCCGTCACTCGTCTCCGTCCACGACCCCGATGAATATCTTGCCGCAGCACTTGATGAAAAAGACAAACAACGCCGCTGGAACGACATACTCGGCGCATATCGATCTCTCTTCGAGCTGAAAAAGCAAGGCAAAGTGAACGCTGTCGGCATCGGCTCCAAGGATTGGAAGGTGATACGCTCGCTTACCGATGCGGTCCCGCTCGACTGGGTGATGTTCGCCGTGAGCTTCACGATACTCGAGCATCCGAAAGAGCTCATCGCCTTCATCGCCGGCCTTCACGCGCGCGGCATCGGCATGATAAACTCCGCGGTATTCCATGCGGGCTTTCTCACCGGCGGGAAATATTTCGACTATCGCGTGCTTTCGCCGAACGACCCGAACGACGCGGCACTCTTCTCATGGCGGGAAAAGTTCAATACCATCTGCACCCGTTTCGGCGTAACGCCCGCAGCAGCATGCGT
Protein-coding sequences here:
- a CDS encoding TPM domain-containing protein, with product MRNIKVLLLITAIITVIYGMTKINSKSINHVNDTAKLFNSNEIYQLNSMLSSFSSDYGPQIVVMTIQQLPTNQTIEEYSINIANNLRIGRKKYDDGLLILFSLNDRSIRIEVGYGLEKIIRDDIAANIIRYQIAPQFKNKMFYDGINNALFEITNEIIRNKKLIGDKKGIKYE
- the larA gene encoding nickel-dependent lactate racemase, which encodes MRIKLAYGKDGLDVDVPDANIAKVLRMKAARPVADIETAIAQALENPIGTMPLRKLAAGKRNAVVVITDVTRPTPNHLILPPILRAIEDTGILRKDITILIATGTHEPNEGETLRAMVGDDVYAHYTIVNHRSDDAKEVCFIGTTKALSRVSVNRHYLDADLKILTGLIEPHFMAGFSGGRKLICPGIVASETVHSMHSPKFLEDARSKNGAIPGNPFHDEISEVARMAGGADLILNVTIDEEKRITGIFAGDLFKAHEAGVAFVSSLCIDTIDREADVVVTTNSGYPLDLNFYQTVKGMVSALDIVRPGGTIIIASRCEKGVGSIAFIDLLEAFTTPEAFMKMILAPGFFKSEQWEVEELCKAVMKVRVMVYTEGIPAEKLSRYGVTPIASVEDGIAQCLKDYGPSARIAVIPKGPYVVARVG
- a CDS encoding (Fe-S)-binding protein, with the translated sequence MSAHDRAREHLRIAAHEFERCMKCGKCRSVCPVFKELENELFVARGKLKLARMVSDGDMKVTKRVREALDECLICKTCTANCPSGVKAEEVVLRLRWYATTQTGLGLIRALIFRIVLWRRWPLTLGAKAMAISQRVLFGMGPKNPVRFLFPLFGVSRRRIFPQFALRTVLGKYPERIPPKNGKPKMRVGYFVGCAANYIYTNVGDSIISVLTHYGCEVVIPKAQKCNGTPVFANGDYDGAKRFMEHNLALFTGYDLDAIVVGCSSCGLSLKTEITNFIPENTVRDDFRKKVYDIHEFIEKFIKIDAKELSPLNVAVTYHDPCHMVRGQNITKEPRDILKKIPGVRYIEMKDAAVCCGGAGSYSLTHYEHALAIDEHKRKNIAAANADLVVTGCPICVMHMQDNMAQHHMKEGTAFVIELLAKSLKNKEKNP
- a CDS encoding FAD-linked oxidase C-terminal domain-containing protein, whose product is MKETIGKELKRIFGDRAFFDNETLAVYSYDAAHTETIPEAVVFAKHETEIASLMKLANEERISITPRGAGSGLSGGSVPVQKGIVVCLDKMKAVKDIDIVNRLITLEAGVITSEIDALTNPKGLFFPPDPGSVAFSTIGGNVAENAGGLRGLKYGVTKDYVKVLRTILASGEIVSLGSKTVKHVAGYNVEQLFVGSEGMLGIFSEMTLSLLPLPEHRESALAVYNSLDDAARTVSAIIEAGVTPSTLEIMDRFTINAIEDYKSCRLPRDAEAVLLIETDGYRESAMREMEKVETVAQKNKVDRFDRAKDAAERESLFEGRRVALSALARIKPTTVLEDATVTRSRVPDLVRKVQEIAKKYSITVGTFGHAGDGNLHPTFLIDSKDADLMKRTEAAVKELFAATIEMGGTISGEHGIGIEKKPFLKAQLGDAGVGLLRTIKKALDPNNILNPGKMFE
- a CDS encoding alpha-L-fucosidase is translated as MPSYIDANPIAKGPFTPAWGSLGTFQCPAWFRDAKFGIWSHWGPQSVPMFGDWYARHMYTPGHPQYNHHLRTCGHPSKFGWKDMIPLWKAERFDPEGLMKIYTDAGAKYFVAQAAHHDNFDNWDSKHHRWNAATMGPKKDIVRLWHDAARKFDLPFGLTEHLGAAYTWWITNKMADIDGAFAGAPYDGNDRANDDLYLPHTKAEIEEGIRLHKEGKRLQWYTDNPYWHERWYLRVKDMIDQFEPDLLYSDGELPFGETGLAIVAHLYNVSAKRHGGTNNAVYNQKNKDPKFAATGVFDIERGQMDEAASSPWQTDTCVGGWFYDVRQTYKSAKQIIETLVDIVSKNGNLLLNFTQRPDGTLDEECHHILKGITAWTSVNGEGIFGTRPWKKAAEGPSRFVQKATFEEKPVEWTSADFRFTQKDAAVYAFQMKCPEDRGAYIRSLGRAAGKVKSVAVLGSSEAITFRQLEDCLFVQLPKEMTCPHTPCIKVTVEP
- a CDS encoding aldo/keto reductase, encoding MHRQFGSTGLRIPPVVFGTSCLGNLYDIVPDATKSSLVSEYIRSVPSPAAVDSAGKYGAGLALEVLGRELAARNVSPDDVLISNKLGWYRVPLTNAEPTFEPGAWKGLMFDAEQRISADGIIQCYEQGCRLLGNYRPSLVSVHDPDEYLAAALDEKDKQRRWNDILGAYRSLFELKKQGKVNAVGIGSKDWKVIRSLTDAVPLDWVMFAVSFTILEHPKELIAFIAGLHARGIGMINSAVFHAGFLTGGKYFDYRVLSPNDPNDAALFSWREKFNTICTRFGVTPAAACVQFAMSAPGIASIALNTGNPKRVAENVSLATASIPDGFWKSMKEERLIDRDYPYVE